One Anaerohalosphaeraceae bacterium genomic region harbors:
- the mtaB gene encoding tRNA (N(6)-L-threonylcarbamoyladenosine(37)-C(2))-methylthiotransferase MtaB, translating to MKRFIIHTLGCKVNQYESCQIEQWLRSHGFCPAPSGSPADLVVVNTCCITQTAASKSRQAVRKLHKQNPSAFLILTGCLSAAPAEETADLPKTAVWVADKHQLLDILRSLSDSSEDRVSNGISKTPFSYKIKHKNDLCFQEFDSCDPFGPLQSFSGQTRAFLKIQDGCDVWCTYCIVPKIRSRIWSKPFDVILEEAQALTAAGHKEIVLTGIFLGAWGRSTARRKDWDISQPNPLPSLLKQLLAIPNLIRLRLSSLEPADVTDELIEVYQQYPNLVPHFHLPLQSGSDAILKRMARQYTSEEYLRICRKLQERLDRPAITTDIIVGFPGETEEDFEKTVEICRQVRFAKIHIFPFSPRRGTAAARMKPPVPAGIIRRRAEKLQELDKELQETFRRQFLGQTVRVILEQTNPPAGRCDRYFMVDCSAAKANSPLAAGQVVYVTLTD from the coding sequence ACACCTGCTGCATCACCCAAACCGCCGCTTCGAAAAGCCGTCAGGCCGTCCGCAAACTCCACAAGCAGAACCCCTCCGCCTTTCTGATTCTTACCGGCTGCCTGTCCGCCGCTCCCGCAGAGGAAACCGCCGACCTGCCGAAAACCGCCGTCTGGGTCGCCGATAAACATCAGCTGCTGGATATCCTGCGTTCTTTGTCAGACTCATCTGAAGACAGAGTATCCAACGGAATCAGTAAAACACCATTTTCCTATAAAATCAAGCACAAAAACGACCTGTGTTTCCAAGAATTTGATTCCTGCGACCCGTTCGGCCCCTTGCAGAGCTTTTCCGGACAAACCCGTGCCTTCCTGAAAATTCAGGACGGCTGTGATGTCTGGTGCACCTACTGTATTGTTCCAAAAATACGCAGCCGAATCTGGAGCAAGCCCTTCGATGTGATTCTCGAAGAGGCCCAAGCTCTCACAGCCGCCGGTCATAAGGAAATTGTCCTCACAGGCATTTTTCTGGGGGCTTGGGGACGTTCCACAGCCCGCCGAAAAGACTGGGATATTTCACAACCGAATCCTTTGCCTTCTCTCCTCAAGCAGCTTTTGGCTATCCCAAACCTAATTCGACTTCGTCTCAGCTCATTGGAGCCGGCCGATGTAACGGACGAACTCATTGAAGTCTATCAACAATATCCTAATCTTGTCCCCCACTTTCACTTGCCCCTGCAATCCGGTTCAGATGCCATCCTGAAACGAATGGCCCGCCAATACACATCGGAGGAATATCTGCGTATCTGCCGAAAACTTCAGGAGCGGTTAGATCGACCGGCTATCACAACAGATATCATTGTGGGCTTTCCCGGTGAAACCGAAGAGGATTTTGAAAAAACCGTTGAGATTTGCCGTCAGGTCAGATTTGCCAAAATTCATATTTTCCCGTTCAGCCCCAGACGGGGTACAGCAGCCGCTCGAATGAAACCGCCTGTTCCAGCAGGAATCATCCGCCGGCGGGCGGAAAAACTTCAGGAATTGGACAAAGAACTTCAGGAAACGTTTCGACGTCAGTTCCTCGGCCAGACCGTTCGCGTGATTCTCGAACAGACAAATCCTCCCGCGGGCCGCTGCGACCGTTATTTTATGGTAGATTGCTCCGCCGCCAAGGCAAATTCTCCCCTTGCCGCCGGGCAAGTTGTTTACGTCACTTTAACAGATTGA
- the carB gene encoding carbamoyl-phosphate synthase large subunit, which translates to MPKRKDIKKVMIIGSGPIIIGQACEFDYSGTQACKALRKLGFQIVLVNSNPATIMTDPGMADVTYIEPLNLETMTKIIQKERPDALLPNLGGQSGLNLSSELARSGVLDKYGVKVIGVQVDAIKRGEDRIEFKNTMQRLGIDMPRSKPAYSVQEAEDIAKELGFPLVIRPAYTMGGTGGGLVYNIDELRTIAARGLDASLVHQILVEESVQGWEELELEIVRDSKGQKITVCFIENVDPMGVHTGDSFCTAPMLTIDKALQQKLQKYSYDIVDAIGVIGGTNIQFAHDPKTGRVVIIEINPRTSRSSALASKATGFPIALVSAMLAGGLTLDEIPYWRDGTLEKYTPSGDYVVVKFARWAFEKFKGIEDKLGTQMRAVGEVMSIGKTYKEAFQKAIRSLESGRYGLGFAKNFNSLSLEELMLRLNHPSSERQFLMYEALRKGASVKALVEKTAIKEWFIQQMAELVQLEEKILKYKGKPLPDDLLRQAKKDGFADRYLAKLLGVKEEQIREHRTRLGIVEGWEPIPVSGVENAAYYYSTYNAPNKVSSSSNPKKVMVLGGGPNRIGQGIEFDYCCVHAAFALRDEGFETIMVNCNPETVSTDYDTSNKLYFEPLTVEDVLSIYEKEKPMGVIVQFGGQTPLNIARQLEEAGVRILGTSTDSIDLAEDRDRFRARMEKLGIPMPKAGMASSIEEALRVAKEIGYPLMLRPSYVLGGRGMEVIHDETMLREYMAAAVDVTPERPILIDKFLVNAVEAEADAIADGTEVFIPAVMEHIEQAGIHSGDSACVIPPVSIPQKHIDTICEYTRKIAAELRVVGLMNMQYAIADDVVYVLEANPRASRTVPLVSKVCGLSMARIATQIMLGKKLRDMNLKHRKIPHFGVKESVFPFNMFPEVDPILGPEMRSTGEVLGMADSFGMAFFKAQEATQQSLPLEGTVLITVNDSDKEAIVPVAKEFADIGFRLVATEGTCDYLRKKGVKVERIFKLYEGRPNILDAIKNKEIQLVINTPIGKRSATDDSYIRKAAIQYKIPYITTVAAAAASVKGIAARKARESTVRSLQSYHAGIQ; encoded by the coding sequence ATGCCGAAGCGCAAGGATATTAAAAAGGTAATGATTATCGGTTCAGGCCCTATCATCATCGGTCAGGCCTGTGAGTTTGACTATTCGGGAACTCAGGCCTGCAAGGCCCTGCGCAAACTCGGCTTCCAGATCGTTCTGGTCAATTCCAACCCCGCTACCATTATGACCGACCCCGGGATGGCAGATGTCACCTACATTGAACCCCTAAACCTGGAAACAATGACAAAAATTATCCAGAAGGAACGGCCGGACGCTCTTCTGCCCAACCTGGGCGGTCAAAGCGGATTGAATCTTTCTTCCGAACTGGCCCGAAGCGGTGTTCTCGACAAATACGGTGTCAAAGTCATCGGTGTCCAGGTTGATGCCATCAAACGCGGCGAAGACCGAATCGAATTCAAAAACACAATGCAGCGGCTCGGAATTGACATGCCCCGCAGCAAACCGGCTTATTCCGTGCAGGAAGCCGAAGACATCGCCAAAGAGCTGGGCTTTCCGCTGGTCATCCGCCCCGCTTATACCATGGGCGGCACCGGCGGCGGCCTGGTTTATAACATCGATGAACTCCGCACCATTGCTGCACGCGGCCTGGATGCCAGTCTGGTTCACCAAATCCTCGTGGAAGAATCCGTGCAGGGCTGGGAAGAACTCGAGCTGGAAATCGTCCGGGACAGCAAGGGGCAGAAAATCACTGTCTGTTTTATTGAAAACGTGGACCCCATGGGCGTGCATACGGGCGATTCCTTCTGTACCGCCCCGATGCTCACCATCGACAAAGCTCTTCAGCAGAAGCTTCAGAAATACTCCTACGACATCGTGGATGCCATCGGCGTCATTGGCGGAACCAACATTCAGTTTGCACACGACCCCAAAACCGGCCGGGTCGTCATTATCGAAATCAACCCGCGTACCTCCCGGTCTTCGGCTCTGGCTTCTAAAGCAACCGGCTTTCCCATTGCTCTGGTCTCCGCCATGCTCGCCGGCGGCCTGACCCTCGACGAAATTCCCTACTGGAGAGACGGAACGCTCGAAAAATACACCCCCTCCGGCGACTATGTCGTAGTCAAATTCGCCCGGTGGGCCTTTGAAAAATTCAAAGGCATCGAAGACAAACTCGGCACCCAGATGCGGGCTGTCGGCGAAGTGATGAGCATCGGAAAGACCTACAAAGAGGCCTTCCAGAAAGCCATCCGTTCGCTCGAAAGCGGTCGATACGGGCTGGGCTTTGCCAAAAATTTCAATTCTCTTTCGCTGGAAGAGCTGATGCTACGGCTCAATCATCCTTCCAGCGAGCGGCAGTTCCTGATGTACGAAGCCCTTCGCAAAGGCGCCTCCGTCAAAGCCCTCGTCGAAAAAACCGCCATCAAAGAATGGTTCATTCAGCAGATGGCCGAGCTGGTTCAGCTGGAGGAAAAAATCCTCAAGTACAAAGGCAAACCGCTGCCCGATGACCTCCTGCGGCAGGCCAAGAAAGACGGTTTTGCCGACCGCTATCTGGCCAAACTGCTGGGCGTCAAAGAAGAGCAGATTCGGGAACATCGGACCCGATTGGGTATTGTCGAAGGATGGGAACCCATTCCCGTCAGCGGTGTGGAAAATGCCGCCTATTACTACTCCACATACAACGCTCCGAACAAGGTCAGCTCCTCGTCCAATCCCAAAAAAGTGATGGTGCTCGGCGGCGGACCCAACCGCATCGGCCAGGGCATCGAATTCGACTACTGCTGCGTCCACGCCGCCTTTGCCCTGCGGGATGAAGGGTTCGAAACCATCATGGTCAACTGCAACCCGGAAACCGTCTCCACCGACTACGACACCTCCAACAAGCTCTATTTTGAACCGCTGACCGTGGAAGACGTCCTGAGCATCTACGAAAAGGAAAAGCCGATGGGTGTTATCGTCCAGTTCGGCGGACAAACCCCGCTGAACATCGCCCGCCAGCTCGAAGAAGCCGGCGTCCGCATCCTCGGCACCTCCACTGACAGCATCGACCTGGCCGAAGACCGCGACCGCTTCCGCGCCAGAATGGAAAAACTCGGAATTCCGATGCCGAAAGCCGGAATGGCATCAAGCATCGAAGAAGCCCTGCGGGTTGCAAAGGAAATCGGCTATCCCCTGATGCTCCGGCCGTCCTATGTCCTCGGCGGACGCGGAATGGAAGTCATTCACGATGAAACAATGCTCCGCGAATATATGGCCGCCGCCGTGGATGTTACACCGGAACGTCCGATTTTAATCGACAAATTCCTCGTGAATGCCGTCGAAGCCGAAGCGGACGCCATTGCCGACGGCACTGAGGTTTTCATCCCCGCAGTAATGGAACATATCGAACAGGCAGGCATTCACTCCGGCGACTCCGCCTGCGTGATTCCGCCGGTCTCTATTCCCCAAAAACACATTGACACCATCTGTGAATACACCCGCAAAATCGCCGCCGAACTTCGCGTCGTCGGCCTGATGAATATGCAGTACGCCATCGCCGATGATGTAGTTTATGTGCTGGAGGCCAACCCGCGGGCATCACGCACCGTACCCCTGGTCTCCAAAGTCTGCGGTTTGTCGATGGCCCGTATTGCCACGCAGATTATGCTGGGCAAAAAGCTCCGGGATATGAATCTCAAACACCGCAAAATTCCTCACTTCGGCGTCAAAGAATCCGTCTTCCCGTTCAATATGTTCCCCGAAGTGGACCCGATTCTCGGTCCGGAGATGCGCTCCACCGGCGAAGTGCTCGGCATGGCCGATTCCTTCGGAATGGCCTTCTTCAAAGCGCAGGAGGCCACCCAGCAGTCCCTGCCGCTGGAAGGAACGGTTTTGATTACCGTCAACGATTCTGACAAAGAAGCCATTGTGCCGGTTGCCAAAGAGTTTGCCGACATCGGGTTTCGGCTGGTCGCCACCGAAGGAACCTGTGACTACCTTCGCAAAAAAGGCGTCAAGGTCGAACGGATTTTCAAACTGTACGAAGGCCGTCCGAACATCCTTGATGCAATCAAGAATAAAGAAATTCAGCTGGTCATTAACACCCCCATCGGCAAACGAAGCGCCACCGATGACTCCTACATCCGCAAGGCCGCTATCCAGTACAAAATCCCGTACATCACCACGGTTGCAGCGGCGGCCGCCAGCGTCAAAGGCATCGCCGCCAGAAAGGCACGCGAATCGACGGTCCGTTCTCTCCAATCCTATCATGCAGGGATCCAATAA
- a CDS encoding HAD-IIA family hydrolase, which produces MHPLHQKRAFICDMDGVLYHGSRLLAGAKEFVHWLKQQGKQYLFLTNSSSRTPEELSRKLAGMGIDVSPEHFMTSGIATASFLASQKPGGSAYVIGDNGLRQPLLEQGFRLTEENPDYVVVGETVTYNYAQIEKAVNLVLGGAKLIGTNPDISGPVEAGIAPACRALTAPIEIASGRQAYFIGKPNPLIMRHSLKRLACKREETVIIGDRMDTDIIAGIESEIDTVLVLSGITREKDIAKFPYRPDYILSGVGDIPLL; this is translated from the coding sequence ATGCACCCGCTCCACCAAAAACGGGCCTTTATCTGCGACATGGACGGGGTTTTGTATCACGGAAGCCGCCTGCTGGCCGGCGCCAAAGAGTTCGTCCACTGGCTCAAACAGCAGGGCAAACAATACCTCTTCCTGACCAACTCTTCCTCGCGAACGCCGGAGGAATTAAGCCGAAAACTGGCGGGAATGGGCATCGACGTTTCGCCGGAACACTTCATGACCAGCGGAATCGCCACAGCTTCGTTTCTGGCCTCCCAGAAACCCGGCGGCAGCGCGTATGTGATCGGCGACAACGGCCTCCGTCAGCCCCTGCTCGAACAGGGCTTTCGCCTGACGGAAGAGAATCCGGATTACGTCGTCGTTGGAGAAACCGTCACCTACAACTACGCCCAGATAGAAAAAGCCGTCAATCTCGTCCTCGGCGGCGCCAAACTGATCGGCACAAACCCGGACATCAGCGGCCCCGTCGAAGCCGGCATCGCTCCGGCCTGTCGGGCCCTGACGGCTCCCATCGAAATCGCCTCCGGCCGACAGGCCTACTTCATCGGAAAACCCAACCCCCTGATTATGCGGCACTCGCTCAAACGGCTTGCCTGCAAGCGGGAGGAAACCGTCATCATCGGCGACCGAATGGATACCGACATCATTGCCGGCATCGAATCCGAAATCGATACCGTCCTGGTTCTCAGCGGCATCACACGGGAAAAGGATATCGCAAAATTTCCCTATCGGCCCGATTATATCCTCAGCGGCGTGGGGGATATTCCCCTGTTGTAA
- a CDS encoding anthranilate synthase component 1 has product MTDYKTRIEQAKPGQIIPMVREIELSCPVEFFARLSDYGRARHCCLLESRDYLSEAKGNELTFGTADPALYLTGREDRFEIRALSPTGKRMIQYLAERPERFAFCKTVQFTPEAITGTIQRPSGKTDEHTRLKSVSQMDVIRAVAFAFQLASPPFRVTCGLLGAISYDFIDQFETLPPNQNDLLDNPDYELYFADNIFLMDHHQSKGYLIVNAVITNGNRQAIYEEAMARFDRYLRQMQTERPEPAFYEGPLPPPGTDTAQPEYEQMVHTAKEHIRNGDIFQVVLSRTITEPCPAEPLDVYRRLRLLNPSPYMFYLNTGTTCLIGASPELNLRVSGKKDRIVEIRPIAGTKPRGWVDGVIDPETDMRYEAELQLDHKELAEHMMLVDLARNDIARVSRPGSRLVNELLTVERYESVMHLVSNVKGKLRPDLDALSAYLATMNMGTLTGAPKIEAMKIIRRLEKNKRGYYGGAVMYLTVDGQFDSCITIRSLQIRDHTAYIRAGAGIVYDSIPAVEFEETENKAKSCLKAVRLACVQAAKQLQP; this is encoded by the coding sequence ATGACAGATTATAAAACCAGAATCGAACAGGCTAAACCCGGACAAATCATTCCGATGGTCCGGGAAATTGAACTGTCCTGCCCGGTTGAGTTTTTCGCCCGCCTGAGCGACTACGGCCGGGCCCGGCACTGCTGTCTGCTTGAGTCCCGTGATTATCTCTCGGAGGCCAAAGGCAACGAACTGACGTTCGGGACCGCCGACCCGGCCCTCTATCTGACCGGCCGGGAAGACCGCTTCGAAATCCGGGCTCTCAGTCCGACCGGCAAACGGATGATTCAATACCTGGCCGAACGCCCGGAACGCTTTGCTTTTTGCAAAACCGTTCAATTTACACCGGAAGCTATAACCGGCACCATTCAGCGCCCGTCAGGCAAAACCGATGAGCATACCCGCCTCAAAAGCGTCAGCCAGATGGATGTCATTCGGGCCGTGGCGTTTGCGTTCCAGCTGGCCAGCCCCCCTTTCCGCGTTACCTGCGGGCTGCTCGGGGCAATCAGTTATGATTTTATCGACCAGTTTGAAACCCTGCCGCCCAATCAGAATGACCTGCTCGACAATCCGGATTATGAACTGTACTTTGCGGACAATATCTTCCTGATGGACCATCATCAAAGCAAGGGATATCTGATTGTCAATGCCGTCATCACCAACGGCAATCGTCAGGCTATCTACGAAGAGGCCATGGCCCGTTTTGACCGCTATCTGCGGCAGATGCAGACAGAACGGCCCGAACCTGCCTTTTACGAAGGCCCTCTGCCTCCTCCGGGAACCGACACCGCTCAGCCGGAATACGAGCAGATGGTCCATACCGCCAAAGAGCATATTCGCAACGGCGACATCTTTCAGGTTGTCTTAAGCCGAACCATCACCGAACCGTGCCCCGCCGAGCCGCTGGATGTCTATCGGCGGCTCCGCCTGCTCAATCCCTCTCCGTATATGTTCTATCTGAACACCGGCACCACCTGCCTGATTGGAGCCAGCCCCGAGCTGAACCTGCGCGTCAGCGGCAAAAAGGACCGCATCGTGGAAATCCGGCCCATCGCCGGCACCAAACCCCGCGGCTGGGTGGACGGCGTCATTGACCCCGAAACCGATATGCGATACGAAGCCGAACTTCAGCTGGACCACAAGGAGCTGGCCGAACACATGATGCTGGTGGACCTGGCCCGCAACGACATTGCCCGCGTCTCTCGGCCCGGCAGCCGCCTGGTCAATGAACTGCTCACGGTCGAACGCTACGAATCCGTGATGCATCTGGTCAGCAACGTCAAGGGAAAACTGCGTCCGGATTTGGATGCCCTCAGCGCGTACCTGGCCACGATGAATATGGGCACCCTCACGGGCGCTCCAAAAATCGAAGCAATGAAAATCATCCGCCGACTGGAAAAGAACAAACGCGGCTATTACGGCGGCGCCGTGATGTACCTGACCGTGGACGGCCAGTTCGACAGCTGCATCACGATTCGTAGTCTCCAGATTCGGGACCATACCGCCTACATCCGCGCCGGAGCCGGCATCGTCTATGACAGCATCCCGGCCGTCGAATTCGAAGAAACCGAAAACAAGGCCAAATCCTGCCTGAAAGCCGTCCGCCTGGCCTGTGTGCAAGCTGCCAAACAACTTCAGCCGTAA
- a CDS encoding aminodeoxychorismate/anthranilate synthase component II translates to MEPVRVLFIDNFDSFTYNLVDEFAKRKCPTLVYRADTPLSQLVRAAEQFQPDLLVISPGPGNPSTAGVTLEAIDYFHNKLPIFGVCLGHQAIVQYFGGTVSHAPCVMHGKASRITHNGKGAFENLENPLHAGRYHSLCAVTLPDCLEETASFEGVVMGIQHKTLPIYGVQFHPESILTPAGGKVIENILKIALHHKQKHK, encoded by the coding sequence ATGGAACCTGTACGTGTTCTCTTTATCGATAACTTCGACTCGTTCACCTACAACCTCGTCGATGAATTCGCCAAACGCAAATGCCCCACGCTGGTCTATCGGGCCGATACCCCCCTGTCTCAGCTCGTCCGGGCCGCTGAACAGTTCCAGCCGGACCTGCTGGTTATTTCGCCCGGACCGGGGAATCCGTCCACCGCAGGCGTCACCCTCGAAGCCATCGACTATTTCCACAACAAACTGCCCATCTTCGGGGTCTGTCTGGGCCATCAGGCCATCGTGCAGTACTTCGGCGGCACCGTCAGCCATGCCCCCTGCGTTATGCACGGCAAGGCATCCCGAATCACTCACAACGGCAAAGGCGCCTTCGAAAACCTCGAAAACCCGCTTCACGCCGGCCGCTACCACAGCCTGTGCGCCGTCACCCTGCCGGACTGTCTGGAAGAAACCGCCTCCTTTGAAGGGGTCGTCATGGGAATCCAGCACAAAACCCTGCCGATTTACGGGGTCCAGTTTCACCCGGAAAGCATCCTGACCCCCGCCGGCGGAAAAGTCATCGAAAACATTCTCAAAATCGCCCTCCATCACAAACAGAAACACAAATAA
- the trpD gene encoding anthranilate phosphoribosyltransferase yields the protein MTKITEYLEIILEGHDLTFEQAKQLLDTIFKGDVAEVQIAAFLAAMRVKKASVSELAGLASSLREHAVPVRVGIDNLVDTCGTGGAALKTFNISTAAAFVAAGAGVYVAKHGNRGITSICGSADVLSALGVNIEAGPDTVAECIRQAHIGFMFAPKYYPAMKHVQPVRKSLDFRTAFNILGPLANPARAQAQVMGVADVSLMPRIAETLKVLGLKRAMVVHSNGLDEISTMSPTRILHLMPDGSITEEILDAEQFGIPKAEFDALAGGDADTNAHIIREILYEKAPGPRKDIVVLNAAAAIMVAGLAKDFVEGIERADQAVHSGKAAECLEKLIELSNR from the coding sequence ATGACCAAAATTACCGAGTATCTGGAAATCATCCTCGAAGGGCACGACCTGACCTTTGAACAGGCCAAGCAGCTGCTGGACACCATCTTCAAGGGCGATGTGGCCGAGGTCCAAATCGCCGCCTTCTTGGCGGCCATGCGGGTCAAAAAGGCCTCTGTCAGCGAACTGGCGGGACTGGCCTCCTCCCTCCGGGAACACGCCGTACCCGTCCGGGTCGGCATCGACAATCTCGTGGACACCTGCGGAACCGGCGGGGCCGCCCTGAAAACCTTCAACATCTCCACCGCCGCCGCCTTTGTGGCTGCCGGCGCCGGGGTCTATGTCGCCAAGCACGGCAACCGCGGCATCACCAGCATCTGCGGCTCCGCCGACGTATTAAGTGCGCTGGGAGTCAATATCGAAGCGGGGCCCGATACAGTCGCCGAGTGCATTCGTCAGGCCCACATCGGTTTTATGTTTGCTCCCAAATACTACCCGGCTATGAAGCACGTCCAGCCCGTCCGAAAGTCGCTGGATTTCCGCACTGCCTTTAACATCCTCGGCCCCCTGGCCAACCCCGCCCGCGCCCAAGCCCAAGTCATGGGCGTGGCCGATGTGTCTCTGATGCCCCGCATTGCCGAGACCCTGAAAGTCCTCGGTCTGAAGCGGGCGATGGTGGTCCACAGCAACGGCCTCGACGAAATCAGCACGATGAGCCCCACACGAATTCTTCACCTGATGCCCGACGGGTCCATCACCGAGGAAATCCTCGACGCCGAACAGTTCGGCATTCCCAAAGCCGAATTCGACGCCCTGGCCGGCGGAGATGCCGACACCAACGCCCATATCATCCGCGAAATCCTTTACGAAAAAGCCCCCGGTCCCCGAAAAGATATTGTGGTCTTGAACGCCGCCGCCGCTATAATGGTAGCCGGCCTGGCCAAAGATTTCGTCGAAGGCATTGAACGCGCCGACCAGGCCGTCCACAGCGGAAAGGCCGCCGAATGCCTCGAAAAACTCATTGAACTGAGCAATCGCTGA
- a CDS encoding phosphoribosylanthranilate isomerase, with protein MIFTKIKICGITNLDDAVTAAELGADLLGFIFYPKSPRYIDPQKARDIIAKIPTFVDTVAVFVNPTLQQVQETAQQGWFNWIQLHGDETPDFCRSLHWLNIKLIKAVRVKDRSDIDKALTYPTDAVLLDTYTDGLYGGTGQTFDWSLIGYPPRRIFLSGGIGPHNIRQALEVGTYGIDINSGVESAPGKKDPAKLKQLFDSISRIHGGKVHI; from the coding sequence ATGATCTTTACAAAAATCAAAATCTGCGGAATCACAAACCTGGACGATGCCGTAACCGCCGCCGAACTCGGGGCGGACCTGCTCGGGTTCATTTTCTACCCCAAAAGTCCCCGATACATTGACCCCCAAAAGGCCAGGGACATCATCGCCAAAATCCCAACCTTTGTCGATACCGTGGCCGTTTTCGTCAATCCGACCCTCCAGCAGGTCCAGGAAACCGCCCAGCAGGGCTGGTTTAACTGGATTCAGCTGCACGGAGACGAAACTCCCGATTTCTGCCGGTCTCTCCACTGGCTCAACATCAAGCTGATAAAGGCCGTCCGGGTCAAAGACCGCTCCGATATCGACAAGGCCCTGACGTATCCGACCGATGCGGTGCTCCTGGACACCTACACGGACGGACTGTACGGCGGAACCGGACAGACCTTCGACTGGTCTCTCATCGGCTATCCGCCTCGGCGCATCTTCCTGTCCGGCGGAATCGGCCCCCACAATATCCGTCAGGCCCTCGAAGTCGGAACCTACGGCATCGACATCAACAGCGGTGTCGAAAGCGCCCCCGGCAAAAAAGACCCTGCAAAACTCAAACAGCTTTTTGACTCCATCAGCCGTATTCACGGCGGAAAGGTTCATATATGA
- the trpB gene encoding tryptophan synthase subunit beta — protein sequence MKSKGRFGPFGGYYVPEVLIPALEEIEAAFEEFREDPNFLKDLNTLYTDYAGRPTPLYHARRFSEAVGFTVYLKREDLLHGGAHKINNTLGQGLLARYMGKTKLIAETGAGQHGLATAIVGALFGMETKIFMGATDVARQNVNVHKMKLLGAEVIPVEGGTGTLKDAINEALRYWTAHIEDTFYLFGTAGGPHPYPTIVRHFQEPIGREARQQCLEKAGRLPDIVTACVGGGSNAIGIFSGFLNDPQVQLVGVEGGGKGLHTTQHCATLCTGTVGVLHGARTYLLQDENGQIRDTECISAGLDYPGVGPEHAYLKETGRARYVSVCDEEVLDTFFLFSRMEGILPALESTHALAWLRQQKGLLPPETIAVANLSGRGDKDIDIVEHHRPLTARSL from the coding sequence ATGAAATCCAAAGGACGATTCGGCCCCTTCGGAGGATATTACGTACCGGAGGTTCTCATTCCGGCCCTCGAAGAAATCGAGGCCGCCTTTGAAGAATTCCGGGAAGACCCGAACTTCCTGAAAGACTTAAACACCCTCTACACCGACTATGCAGGCCGGCCTACTCCCCTTTATCACGCCCGCCGATTTAGTGAGGCCGTCGGTTTTACAGTCTATTTGAAACGGGAAGACCTCCTGCACGGCGGCGCCCATAAAATCAACAATACTTTGGGGCAGGGGCTCCTGGCCCGCTATATGGGCAAAACCAAACTCATCGCCGAAACCGGCGCCGGTCAGCACGGTCTGGCCACCGCCATCGTCGGAGCCCTCTTCGGGATGGAAACCAAAATCTTTATGGGCGCAACCGACGTCGCCCGCCAGAATGTCAACGTCCACAAAATGAAACTCCTCGGCGCTGAAGTCATCCCTGTTGAAGGCGGCACCGGAACCCTCAAAGACGCCATCAACGAAGCTCTTCGATACTGGACGGCTCATATCGAAGATACTTTCTACCTGTTTGGTACAGCCGGCGGGCCTCATCCCTATCCGACCATTGTCCGCCATTTCCAGGAACCCATCGGACGGGAGGCCCGGCAGCAATGCCTCGAAAAAGCCGGCCGTCTCCCCGACATTGTCACGGCCTGTGTCGGCGGCGGCTCCAACGCCATCGGCATTTTTTCGGGCTTCCTCAATGACCCGCAGGTCCAGCTGGTCGGGGTCGAAGGCGGCGGAAAAGGCCTTCACACCACCCAGCACTGCGCAACCCTCTGCACCGGCACGGTCGGCGTTTTGCACGGCGCCCGCACCTACCTGCTGCAGGATGAAAACGGACAGATTCGTGACACCGAATGCATCTCCGCCGGTCTGGACTACCCGGGCGTCGGTCCCGAACATGCCTATCTGAAAGAAACAGGCCGAGCCCGATACGTGAGCGTCTGCGATGAAGAGGTTTTGGATACCTTTTTCCTGTTCTCCCGAATGGAAGGCATCCTGCCGGCCCTCGAAAGCACCCACGCCCTCGCCTGGCTCCGGCAGCAAAAAGGACTTCTGCCGCCGGAAACTATTGCCGTCGCCAACCTGTCCGGACGGGGCGACAAAGACATCGATATCGTCGAACACCACAGACCCCTGACTGCGAGGTCCCTATGA